Proteins from a single region of Budorcas taxicolor isolate Tak-1 chromosome 11, Takin1.1, whole genome shotgun sequence:
- the NAIF1 gene encoding nuclear apoptosis-inducing factor 1 → MAVPAKKRKMNFSEREVEIIVEELELKKHLLVNHFNAGVPLAAKSAAWHGILRRVNAVATCRRELPEVKKKWSDLKTEVRRKVAQVRAAVEGGEAPGPTEEDGTGGPGTGGGSGAGGPAVAPVLLTPMQQRICNLLGEATIISLPSTAEIHPVALGPTATAAAATVTLTQIPTETTYHTLEEGVVEYCTAEAPPPLPAEAPVEMMAQHADTSVKPQALKSRIALNSAKLIQEQRVTNLHVKEIAQHLEQQNDLLQMIRRSQEVQACAQERQAQAMEGTQAALSVLIQVLRPMIKDFRRYLQSNMPNSATASEPGQVAQNGQPDSIIQ, encoded by the exons ATGGCCGTTCCCGCCAAGAAAAGGAAGATGAATTTCTCTGAGCGTGAGGTGGAGATCATCGTGGAGGAGCTGGAACTGAAGAAGCACCTGCTGGTGAACCACTTCAACGCCGGCGTCCCTTTGGCTGCCAAGAGTGCGGCGTGGCACGGCATTCTGAGAAGGGTCAATGCCGTGGCCACCTGCCGCCGGGAGCTGCCCGAGGTCAAGAAGAAGTGGTCCGACCTCAAGACCGAGGTCCGTCGCAAGGTTGCGCAGGTCCGGGCGGCCGTGGAGGGTGGCGAGGCCCCAGGGCCCACTGAGGAAGATGGAACAGGTGGGCCCGGGACAGGCGGTGGCAGTGGCGCTGGTGGCCCCGCTGTAGCCCCTGTACTGCTCACCCCCATGCAACAGCGCATCTGCAACCTGCTGGGCGAGGCCACCATTATCAGCTTGCCCAGTACCGCAGAGATCCACCCCGTGGCCCTTGGACCCACAGCCACTGCAGCCGCCGCCACGGTCACCCTGACACAGA TCCCCACAGAGACCACCTATCACAcgctggaggagggagtggtagAGTACTGCACAGCTGaggcccccccacccctgccggcCGAGGCGCCCGTGGAGATGATGGCCCAGCATGCTGACACCTCGGTCAAGCCGCAGGCGCTCAAGAGCCGCATAGCCCTCAACTCAGCCAAGCTGATCCAGGAGCAGCGGGTCACCAACCTGCACGTGAAGGAGATCGCCCAGCACCTGGAGCAGCAGAACGACCTCCTACAGATGATCCGTCGCTCCCAGGAGGTGCAGGCCTGCGCCCAGGAGCGCCAGGCTCAGGCCATGGAGGGCACCCAGGCAGCCCTGAGCGTCCTCATCCAGGTCCTCCGGCCCATGATCAAAGATTTCCGCCGCTACCTTCAGAGCAACATGCCCAACTCCGCCACCGCCTCAGAGCCTGGACAGGTGGCCCAGAACGGGCAGCCAGACAGCATCATCCAATGA